Within the Cryptococcus deuterogattii R265 chromosome 14, complete sequence genome, the region CCGAAACTCAATGTCCTCTCGTCGCCAGTCACGGTCGGATCAGTGGGAGCTcgagaggtgaagaaggtccTTCCGACCTTATGGATGTCAGGGATGAagaccaagaagaaaatgacaTATGATTTGGCCGTCGGAGGTCTGCGTGTGAAACAAAGCAATACAGACCTACCGATTTAATCCGTTCAAATTGGCGGTAATTTGTCGGGTTTTGTCGCTTGCCAAGGTTGAAAGGGAACACCGACGCTGCTCACCAAGGTCCGAAAGACGACACAGAGCGATGTTGCTTTCCAAGACTGGAAAGAGATGCAGAAGCCTGATTCCGTCGCTTTGAGCTGTGTGAATGCCCAAATAGCTACTAAACGTTAGCAGCGTACGTAACGCATGAAAGATAAAAGATGTCTTCTAACTCGACAGTACCTGACCAGAAACAGAATTCTGACGGTCTTTGGATTTTGGGAGGTcgagaagacaaaaaaggCATGTACGTACTATTAGATGCAAGGGGTTTTCATACTTCCAAAAGTTGAGAAAAACAAAACTAAGGTTGTAACATGTCAAATTGACAAAAAGGCTGGCGCCACCCGGGATCGAACCAGGGACCGCACGATTTGATTCTTGATGAACTTCAGTCGTGCGCTCTCCCAACTGAGCTATGTCGCCACACATGCATTTAAATTTTTTGTCCACATAAAATATTATACTGGCTTGCAGTAGAAAGTTACATCTCTGAATCATGTTATACTGTTATCCTCACTTATCTTTCAAATGGAAGAGCTATGTATTAGCAAATATCTCCTATCACTGGATCACGAAACTGGTCTTCTCGCTGTCTTTCATGCTAATTTAAACTCCAGAACAGCGCCTTCTTATGGCACGGTTAATCATTATCCAACCGCCACACTCGTCCCATAACGGGGATTGAAAAATTCAGGGTGGAGGCTGAGCGACCCCAGCGGCTGCAGGCACGAACCATGCGACGACTTTGCTAGCCCGTATTATTTTCAACTCTGTGTTCtttgttctttcttctttcttaACTTCCATCACATCCATCATCTATTATCAAAATGGTGAGTCTTATTACGGGTTGCTTGACTGTGGGATATGGGATTGTGGGAGGCTAGATTACGGAGGATGCTAGATTTATGGAAGTTAGGCGATGAATGGTTAAGTTCCCAGCAATagggaaggaaagctgAGACACGTTTGTTCATCCGCTGATACATTTTCAATCAGTCTAACTACAAGGTCGCCGACATCTCTCTTGCCGCTTTCGGCCGAAAGGAGATTGAGCTCGCTGAACACGAGATGCCCGGTCTCATGTACCTCCGTGAGAAGTACGCCCAGTCCCAGCCCCTTAAGGGTGCCAGGATTGCTGGTTGTCTCCACATGTACGTTTGAATATTTTTGGGCTCTTGTAACCGTCCACTGAAATCTCTTACAGGACCATCCAGACCGCTGTTCTTATCGAGACCCTTACCGCTCTCGGTGCCCAGGTCACCTGGTCGTCCTGCAACATCTTCTCTACCCAGGACCACGCCGCTGCCGCCATCGCCGCCACTGGTGTCCCTGTCTTCGCCTGGAAGGGTGAGACCGAGGAGGAGTACCTCTGGTGTATCGACCAGACCCTTAAGGCTTTCCCCGGAGGCCAGGCTCTTAACATGATCCTCGATGACGGTGGTGACCTCACCTCTTTGGTTCACGAGAAGTACCCCGAGCTCCTCAACGGTAAGTATGTTTCATGCCTTTCATCATGTTTAGCCTGACGTTGTGCAGACGTCAAGGGTGTTTCTGAGGAGACCACCACCGGCGTCCACCACCTTTACAAGATGTTCAAGGACGGCAAGCTCAAGGTCCCTGCTATCAACGTTAACGATTCCGTGACTAAGTCCAAGTTCGACAACTACTACGGTTGCCGAGAGTCCCTCGTTGACGGTATCAAGCGAGCCACCGACGTTATGCTTGCCGGTAAGGTCGCTGTCGTTGCCGGTTTCGGTGATGTCGGTAAGGGTTGTGCCGAGTCCCTCCGATCTTACGGTGCCCGAGTCATCGTTACCGAGATCGACCCTATCAACGCTCTCCAGGCCGCTATGGCTGGTTATGAGGTCACCACCATGGAGGAGGCTGCTCCCCGTGGTAACGTCTTCGTTACCACCACTGGCTGCAGGGACATCATCACTGGCGCCCACTTCGAGGCCATGCCTGAGGACGCTATCGTCTCTAAGTAAATTTGGCTGAATCTATGCTTTGTCCAAGCGCTAACGCTTTTGTAGCATCGGCCACTTCGACGTTGAGATCGACGTTGCTTGGCTCAAGGCCAACGCCGTTGAGTGCGTTAACATCAAGCCCCAGGTTGACCGATTCACCATGAAGAGCGGCCGACACGTTATCCTCCTCGCTGAGGGTCGTCTTGTCAACCTTGGTTGTGGTACCGGCCACCCCTCTTTCGGTAAGCTCTTTTCAACCTCCCAGACTCACTGCTGACAACCTACAGTTATGTCCTGCTCTTTTGCCAACCAGGTTTTGGCTCAGATCGCCCTTTGGACTAACCCCCAGGCTTACCCTCTCGGTGTCCACATGCTCCCCAAGTCTCTTGACGAGGAGGTTGCTCGTGCCCACTTGGCTCAGCTCGGCATTAAGCTCACCACCATGACTAAGGTTCAGGCCGACTACCTCGGTTTGCCCGTCCAGGGTCCTTACAAGCCCGACCACTACGTAAGTGAACTTCCTTGCGATAATCGCAGAACTTTGGCTAACCCAATGAACAGAGGTACTAAATGTCTATACTATGGCCTCAACTGCCTTAGACATTTGTTCTTGTTTTGGTTTAGTTTGtttcccctccccccttATCCATCCACCTTACAAAAGTGTGTGTAGAAAACACAATATACCCTCCAGTCTCATTTGTATCTCGTGATCTACGATCTCACGCATTGCATACGATACCCACTTTGAAACGATACATTATCTTTGTCATATCTATTTTCGGTTTGCATCGGGGCTTCAACTGCCGCTTTTCTTCATTAtttttttcaatctctGTTCCGTTAGATCGTGGTAGAGTGGTCAGTTAGCGTAGCATAGCTAAGGAGATTCAATAACGGGTTCCACAGTCGATCATGCATGGAACTGGCGGAGAAACATCTGAAAGTGCGACGAGTTTGCTAAGAGCGTTACATCAGCATTTGCCAATTGTCATGATATAAAAAGACGcgcctttcttccttcgccATATGACCGTCGGCGGTCCGTGCGCGACGTGTACCGCATCTAACATCTACTAAAAATTGTTCATTAATctgtcttcctccttccaacCTTTTTATTGCCACCCAGGATGCCCCTTTTTGCCTTCCTGCAGAGCCTTCTCTGCCGAGCAGATACTGCCCCTCGTATTGACCCTCTTCCCGCTGGTTACACGTCTATGCCCTTGGCGAGCAATATACTTGGGCCAACATTTGTacctcttcagcttcctcCTGACGGACATATGGATCCGGGTACATTTAAGGATATCACTGAGGTGATTTTGAATTGAAACACATATGAGTGATCATGCTTATACGTGACTCGGTAGGCCAAGCAGAAAACTGATCTGGTTCTGTCGCACATGAGACTCGTACTCGCTGCTCAGACTCGGGATGGAAGACGTACAACAGATACGAATGACTGGAACCTTGTGAGTCGCCCTACCTCTAAACTTACTTCTAATGGGTTCATTGACATATCGTCATCAGATCTACAACTGTATACGTGACTATTCGGAGCAAATTCTTACCCGGTGGCTCAATACGTATGCCAATCATACGGCCGCCCTTCGGCAGCTTCAGCAAGCTGGATTATACCCATCCCCATGTGTCGCACCTAGTGCACATATGCTAGGCGATCAGACTATGTATGCGTCTGTCGGCTCTCGACGCAGCAGCCAATTTATTCCTCCGCCTGTCATTAGACAGAGCCCGCTCTCCGTTGTAGTCCGCGACGTCACTCCTGCAAACGCTACACCAGCTCCTGGAACGTCGGAGACGCAGCCTGACAGTGCACAGTCTAAACAAACAATCCCTCCGCCTTTGCCTGAGAAAACTAAGACATTCCCAAATCCTCTACAGACTTCTTTTCAAGTTCCCCCTAAgccacttcctcctttgaAATGTGAGGATTCAATGCCTCGTCCAGCTTCCTGGCAAGCAATACCTGAAACCACTGGTGCCTTGTTCAAGGctttgaagaggttgtcCGAAGGCGAAGGCTTGATTCCCCAAGAATATGCTCAGCTTCTCGGACGCGTATGCCGTCAAGAGGTACCACCTGTCGAAAGTCAATCTGCGATTGGAGACAGCGTTCTTGCAAATCCTATCCAGTCGTACACCCCTGATGGTTCTGTTTTTGCAATCAAGACTAAAGAAGAGCACAAGACTATTCGTAGGATCAGGCCGCCCTCTCGTGATACGGCCTCTCGCAGTGGCCCCAGTGACGTGAATAACGCAGATAATCACCTTCATAAACTCTCCCCGACCACTTCCAACACTCCTATAACTGACTCTGGAAAGTCAACCCCGGGAGTGACACCTACAGTGGCAACCTTTTCGCAGTATAAGGCTAACTATCAACCGCTCGAACGTCTCCCTACGCCGCCACTGAAGACGGACATCATTTCTTTGGCCTCAATGAGCTCAGCTCTCGAACCTCCTGGCCCTACCCCTTTTCTGCAGAAGGAGCCATTTCCCATTCGGGGGCCTCGCCCCACACCTACGGAACCTACTCAGAGGGATTCAAAAAACTCACTGATGCCTCCTTCCAAATCACCCGCCAGGATTGCGGCAAATTTAGCTCGAGAAAAGTCTTCGTTGAGTACTGCTTCGGAAGCTGTCAATCTTCGACTTCAAGGTAACAGACTGTTCCTACTGTATGCAAGCGTCACTCCTGACTCCCATC harbors:
- a CDS encoding adenosylhomocysteinase; the protein is MSNYKVADISLAAFGRKEIELAEHEMPGLMYLREKYAQSQPLKGARIAGCLHMTIQTAVLIETLTALGAQVTWSSCNIFSTQDHAAAAIAATGVPVFAWKGETEEEYLWCIDQTLKAFPGGQALNMILDDGGDLTSLVHEKYPELLNDVKGVSEETTTGVHHLYKMFKDGKLKVPAINVNDSVTKSKFDNYYGCRESLVDGIKRATDVMLAGKVAVVAGFGDVGKGCAESLRSYGARVIVTEIDPINALQAAMAGYEVTTMEEAAPRGNVFVTTTGCRDIITGAHFEAMPEDAIVSNIGHFDVEIDVAWLKANAVECVNIKPQVDRFTMKSGRHVILLAEGRLVNLGCGTGHPSFVMSCSFANQVLAQIALWTNPQAYPLGVHMLPKSLDEEVARAHLAQLGIKLTTMTKVQADYLGLPVQGPYKPDHYRY